TGGCCAATCAGAACATCACACTACCTTGGACACAGTGATTGGCTCAACAATAGCCACGTGACTAGTGTGGGCAATGGAGCTGAAGATACTCAGTGATAGGACTTCCTGTGAGGCTGACTGGGGCTGAGTATTTTCTTCTCACAGGGGGCCTGGGAGGAAGAGTGGGCTGATGCTGCCTGGGCTTCTGCTCCTGAACCAGGACAAGATGAGGTGGTGAGCTCCTGAGAGCCTCCTGTGAACAGAGGccacaaaagaaaatagagagaggagggcaggaagagaagggagagagatttGAAGGAAAATTGAGCCAAGATCAACCTGTGTTAGGGGTGACCCTGCAGGGACACTACTTgtgggagggggtgagaaggcaTGGAGTCAACCACATAGGCTCTGGAAGTCAGGTGACTATGAAAAGCCAAACCCTTTATTGATGGTACGGGCAGGCCTCTCATAGCCCATCCCAAGGTCCCATTGCTCAGGTGGCCAATTCTTCTGTGTTGTTCTTCCTTCACTGGCATCTCTGGTCATTTGTCCGTTAGTCAGCTGTCTCTGAAAATAGCGGCAGGCCTTGGATTGGCTCAGGGATGAAGTTCCTTCCATGCATGCTCCTGTGGGCTGGTTTTGGCAGGACGGCTGAGGCTTGGGTAGGCTGGTTGACAGTTTCTCCTACAAGCTGGGACCAGAAGCTCCTCTCTTTTATGGCGAATCATTAATATGTATTGTCCAGATTAGGCTTTGCTCATTAGTTACTACTGAGTGTCCAGATATTTACATGAGGCATTAACAACAGAGGGAAAACTCCTAAATAATCTCTATTTAAGTTGAACTTCCTatgataaactaataaaaaacattttcttaacgatatataaaaacaacaaataacagccaaatttaaaaaaagtacatAACAAAAAACAGAACTAGTAAAACATGGGGGTTTAAACTGAAGCACAGGCTTGAATTCTGTATCCATTGTCCCTGTCAATCAGATTCAAGGACATGCATTGTTGCAGTTTTGCCGGAGGgttggagaggaagaagtgaCCAAGGTGATGATCAGCATGAGGTGGGCATCTCAGTCACTACTGTGGCAGAGGGAGGTGTTTTAGATGTTGTGGGTAACGGTCCACAATGCACAACCggagctggggaggtggtggctcagtgggcagatgGGCCTTCTGTCCAGCCCTGGGTCAGGAAAGCAGTGCCGGGGCAGCAGTAAGCTTAAGAAGATATGGACAGGCAGCTCAGAACCTGTAGCTGGAGTATGGATGCAGGAGCCTCTTGCCCTGGGTTGCATGCAGGGCCACAACTGAGCTTCTGTCCTGGCTCCCTCCTGCAGCAGGCACTCCTTGCCAGGGCTGAAATTGTCCTATGCCACTTCCGTTTGCCCAGGTGGGGTGGgcaggcagcagcagcacagTGCTCTCAGGGCACTGGAAATGCGTTTTTTCATGAGCTTCCAGCCCCGGAGTGGCCTGGTTCCAGAGGCTGCAGGTACAAGCTGGGGCTGGTCACTGGGCACTTCTGGCTCTCTGGATTCTTCCTCTTCGGTGAAGGCCATGTTCACCAGGCCTACGCAGTTGCCATTCAGAGGTGGATCAGGGGAGGAGGATTCATCTGCCAGGCTATCCAGTGACATCATGGTGACTGTGGTGTCCCCGTCCCCTGTAGCTGGGTTGATGGTTTCAGTGGCCAATGCGTCTCCTTCTGGGGCTGTGTTATCTGGATAGTGCAGCGCCtctgggcaggtgtgtgtgtggagcaggtgtgtgtgagtgctctccCCTCTGGACAGCAGAGCCGGTTGGCTGTGGCTCCTCTTCAAGGCACCAGGGACGCTAGTAGCGACTGCAGGGATGATGTGTTGCAGACTGCTATCCCCAGAGCTCACTTTAAATTTAAGGATGTTAATGGTAGCTGTTAggtttgactgtgggtcttttAGAGATGACACCACCTGCTCGCAGGTGTACCCGATGTTACACATGGTCTCCACAACCTTGGGGAGGATTTCCTTGGCAGGAGGTGTTACGTGTTCCTGAATACGGCCCAGCCAAGGTCGTTCCACAAGGCGAGATGATGTGAGCCTGAACCAAATGTAACCGGTGAGCAGTCTGGCCAACATGAGATAACACGGCCTGGAAAGATGGTATGGAATGCGGCACGGGGTGGTGGTGATCAGATGGTACAGAGCTTCGGGGGTCGATTCTACATAGGGCAAGTGTCCGGTGACCAGGACGTAGAAGACAATCCCTAAGCTCCACATATCCCCTGCCAGAGCGTCATACGGTGTTCCGGCCAAGATCTCTGGGGCCAAATATGGCAAGGAGCCCCACAGATCCTCCAGCATCTGGCCCTCTACGAGCTGAGTGGCCAACCCAAAATCACAAAGTTTGACTTTGCCACCTTCCCCCAGCAGGATGTTTTCTAATTTGATGTCGCGGTGCGCGATCAGTCTTTGGTGCAGGAAGTGCACAGCAGAGGCCAACTGGTTGAATATAGGTCTAGCCTCCTCCTCGGTTAGACAGCCCACCTCATCGATCAACGTCACCAGATCTTTCCCTTCCAGATATTCCATGACCAGATAAGTGGTCCGCAGCGTGTTGATTGCGTGGAAGAACTGGATGATGTTCCTGTGATGTAAGGACTTATGGATGGCCACCTCAGAGTTGATGTATTCCTCCTCATTGTACTCTTTCTCGAGCACCTTGATGGCCACCTGCGTTTTTGTGGGAAGGTGCTGGGCAAGGATCACCTCCCCAAATGCACCACAACCTAGTGATGATAAAAATTTATAATTCTTCTTGAGGATGTCCTCTTCCCGGGGGCTGGCCATCATGGCTACCTCAAGTTCTCTGTATTTTGGGCAATTTCAGGGACACACGATGCTAGGGGAGAAATGATATAGTTTTAGAAATGGAAGTTTATAGGTATGAATTCTCTGTCTTGAAATCTGAGATAACACAAACAACCTAATGATGCCTTTAAGACCAAGAAGTACAAGAATAACCCAGAGGGCAATTGACATAAAGACACTGAACAAGAGCGTAGCAGCATCTGTTCAGATTCTGGGGAAGAGCCCATACTCAGAAACAGGGACCTCTGAACTTTTATGCTCTGTGGAAAGTAGCTACACATAGAGAAAATCTCATCTAAGAGACACAAAGTCCACAAAGAgaaatatgatattttcttctcctgtgcGTTTGAGGAAGAGGACAGCTGAGCCTTTATCAAAGAAAGAGTATTAGTCACAGAGATGGAGTGGAGGAAGCGATAGAGCAGGAGAGTTTGGCCAAAATGCAGGCTAGGCATGGATGGGAAATTTATAATGAAATTGCTATTGTTAGTTTACAGTAACACGTGTTCCAGCTGAAGAAAATTGAAACCGCAgttgaaaaaagtaaaaaataaataaattttgaaacagGAAATTGGGTGATAATGAAAAAATAGATACAACATTTATAAATCAAACCTAGGATATAAACTAATAGCATACATGTAAACATGGATTAGCAAAACTTAaccctaaaaccaaaaccaatgaaTTGGAAAGAACTCACTCTAACAAAGTCCAGTAGACTGGAGATTCTGTTATAGGCAATCTTTAGTAGACTTGTTTTGTAGAGTAGTGACTCCCAGATAAAGGACAGGAACCAGCGCAGGCAGTGCCTAAAACAGAATAGTTGTTAGCATACTTCATAATGCTTCCTTGTGATGTCACCCAAATGAGTAGACTAATCATGGCTTCCATAACTGACAGTGGTTTTGGCCAAGTTCTGTAACACAACTAGTGCCCTGAGTATTTTGCTCATGGCTGGCACCAAATCCCAGACCAGAATCAACTccagggaggaagggtttgtgtgtgtgtgtgtgtgtgtgtgtgtgtgtgtttgtgcacacacgtgtacacacttTCAAGAGACACTGAAGCCATGTTGGTGGCACGTCTCCTTCCCAAATAGAGCTGGTGTTTAGGTGGTTGGTGACACTGAATAAGAAGTTATCTATCACCAAGtggcacacacatccatacattcCACAAATTCCCAAACAAGGAGTCAAATATTCAACACATCTGACCATCAACAATCCTACTGTGGTACTTTGAATTAGAAATGTCTGATACAAATAGGGTGtttgaacacatggacacacaaggAAGGTAGATGGTACAGTTTGGGAACTTTTCAATTTGAATCAGTAGAAGCAGAACTCCATCCGTGGCACTGTCCTTGAGAAGAATTAGCATAGTCTTCATGTCCTCTTCTACTTCTTGCTTGAGTTTGAGTTGGTGACATCTCAATCTCCTGCACGTTCCTTCAGGATTCCAGCTAGCTTCTATGACCCATGACCCATCTTGTCCCTCCAAAACTAAGTCAGACAGATATGCTCACTCTCTCTTAAGATGCTATGTTTATAAACTTCTATCACAACAGAATGCTAACCAATAAACATGGGCTTAGCAGAGCCGGttgctccccatccccaccctaccCATGCTGCCCAGAAGTCAAGGCAGACTCATTGctgtcacacagtcacacattgaCTGTGTCTCTTTCATCCACCTCCATCAGAGAAAGAATGGACCCTTCAAGTAGCCTGAATTCCTGGCCACATCCTCTGTAGTGTAGCATGGGTCTCATACTAAATGAACCTGCTTCCTATTGGTTCAGGACCTCCCTTTCCCTCAGAAACCTGCCATTCCATGGAGACATGCTCTGTCTGACAGGAATTAAACTGGTTCAGACTCCCACTGTGTGGCCATCATTGCTAGAGTCCTTGTCCCTGGATGAAGAATCCCCCTAGCATCACCGTCTCTCTGAAGCTCCCATCTTCCCTCACATCCTATAAAGATGCGGACTAATATAATAAGGAAATATTCAAAAATCCATGGAAAACTTTAAAGTTGAAATATAAAAGTAGGCAAGACAATCTGAGAGAACAAATAGGTTGACAATACCTTGTATTGTTACCGGAAAAAATCACTGATGGATCGTATAATCTAAAGAAATAACTGTAATGATCCACAGATATTCCATTAGTCCATAAAACTGAGGGAAggtttattttcaaaactttttataaaacaaactcCTCTCATAAAGCCCTTACTCTCTAGCAAAGTAAAGACAGCTTGAAAAGAGATGAGTGTCTGACATGGGAAATGACCACGAACATTAAAATATCCTTAAGGATAGCACTTGCTCCTTTACTTCTTAGTCAGTAACACATTAAATGATCATTCTTCATGACCAAGATACATTCAGGGGAACACAAGAATCAATCTACATACAAAACTTAACAAAAGAACAAGCATAGGCCAGCATCAAGAAAACATAGTCACCCCAGTAAAGAAGTGAGGGCCACTGCCAGGGACAAACATAGAACCAGAGAATGTTTTACTATCAACAGTCCTATTCTAGAAACAGGAAAATCTTTATTTTCATCATAGTCAGAAGAGAAGATGAATTTCTTGTTAAGAGAAACACTGCTCACCTGACATTGGCCGGGAGGTGACACACGGATGGTAAATCTTCACAGTTCCTCACTGTGTGCCTACAAccagaaggttaaaaaaaaagagcacagttcagaatgagaaagaagtcaaataaaaaggaaaatctcagtcagtgaaagaatagaaataacagccacaatttaaaacaaaattaaatatggtaaaacaaagaatcaataaatgtCGAACACCAAAaggcaaacagaaaacaaggGAAACTCACTTTTTCAGGACCCACCTACTTTGAAGTGTCCAAATCTATGACAAATCACTGAGTCCAAATCCTTATCCACCAACCAACTCCTCCTCTGTGATACAAGGACACAACCCAGTCACTGGTAGCACCCTATAGAGACTGGTCTCTAGCTGACCCCACAATGACTCCCTGTGATGTCATTGCACTGGGCTAATCACAGCTGAGAAAATGACAGTATTCTGCTGTAGTTGTTTCCCCCGCtcactttcatttaatttttttgtttaaaaggttttttacattttacataacaaccacaGTTCCTCATCTCTCCcgtcctcctcccccaccaccttTTCTTCATCCAACTCTCATCCATTCCTCATAAAGAGTATAGGCTGCCATGGGGAGTCAACGAAGATTGGTATTTCAACCTGAGGAGGACCAAGACCCTCCATGTATCCCAGCTGAGTTAGGTATTTctccataaggaatgggctccaaaatgacAGTTCATGCCCtggagataaatcctggtcccactgtgcCCCAAGTCACAGAACTGTCACGCATTTTCAGAGTGCCTAGTTCAATCCCATGCGGATTTCCCATCTGTCAGTGCAGTGTGAATGAGCTCCCCCTAggtcaggtcagctgtctctgagggtttccccatcatgatcttgaccattTTGCTCCtataatctctcctccctctcttcaactggactccaggagctcagcccagtgcttcgtCCAGCAGCTTCTCTTAACTCACTCATTTATGGACTCGTTTAGTGTTTGCTTATGTTCACTTAATGGATTCTCTTGCTACACCCTCAgtgtcttcccttcctcttttccttcctctccctctctcccctcccctcctctccctcctctttcttttgctttgataTCTTCCCCTCTTGTCCTTGACAAAGACTTACTTAATTACTTACTGTTCAGCCTTcagttcactgtgtagccctgaggGTTGCGACATCCTCCACAGCCCCCAAAGATTAAGATCATAGGCATGAGCCCGTGTCTTGGCTCTAAGtgtccttttttgggggggttccaATGTGAGTTAGTCCCTTTCACTTTGCCTGGGTTAGAATCTCCTAGATTCTAGTCTTTATGTCTCCTACTTCTTGCTTGAGTTTCAGTTTTTGAAATCTCAATCTCCTGAATTTTCCTTTAGGATTCCAGCTAGCTTCCATGCCTCTGACCCACGCCCATGGGCCATTATCCCTCCAAAACAAAGCCAGACGGACCTGCTCACTCTCTCTTAAGATGCTATGTTTATAAACTTCTATTACAACAGAATGGTTGCAAATAAACATGGGCTTAGCAGAGCTGGCtgttccccatccccaccctaccCATGCTGCCCAGAAGTCAAGGCAGACTCATTGctgtcacacagtcacacattgaCTGTCTCTTTCATCCTCCTCCACCAGAGAAAGAATGGACCCTTCAAGTAGCCCAAATTCCAGGCCACATCCTCTGTAGTGTAGCACAGGTCTCATACTAAATGAACCTGCTTCCTATTGGTTTAGGACCTCCCTTTCCCTCAGAAACCTGCATTTCAGTGGAGACATGCTTTGTCTGACAGGAATGAAACTCTTTCAGACTCCCACTGTGTGGCCATCATAGCTAGAGTCCTCACGCTTGGTTGAAATTTCTTCTAGCATCACCGTCCCTAAGTAGCTCCCATCTTTCCTCGCTCCTCACTAATAATACAAACTCATATACCAAGGAAAGATACAAGAATCCATGCATATTTAAAGTTGAAATATAAAACTAGACAACACAATCTGAAAGAACAAATAGGTTGACAATGCCAGGAAAACTCATGGATGAATCCAacaatttgaagaaatgagtgcAATGATCCACAGATACTCCCGTAGTCCATAAAACTGAGGCAAGGGAtactttcaaatctttttataaaacaaactcTTCTCGTAAGGCCCTTAGTCTCTAGCCAAGAAAAGACACCTTGTACAGAGATGAGTATCTGAAAGGGTCGTTGACTGAGAACATTGGGATATCCTTAAGGAAAGTCCTTGATCATTGACTTCTTAGTCATTGACACAATAAAATGATCATTCTCCATGATCAAGATACCTTCCGGGGAACACAAGAATCAATCTACAAACAAAACTTGACAAAAGAGCAAGCGTAGTCCAACATCAAGAAAACATAGTCAcccctgaaaaaaaataaaatgccacagCCAGGGACAAACATAGAATGAGAGAATGTTTTACTATGAACAACCCTATTCTAcaaacaggaaaatatttttttttcatcatacTCAAAAGAGAAGATGAAATTCTTGTTAATGGAACCACTGGTCACCTGACATTGGCAGGGAGGTGACACATGGCTAGTGAATCTTCAGCACAGTTCAGTAAATTCCTCACTGTGTTCCTACAGAccagaaagcttaaaaaaagaaaaacagagcacaGTGAAGAATGACAAAGAAATGAGATTTGATGATAAGGAAAATCTCAGTCAGTGAAAGAATAGAAATAACAGCCACGATTTAAAACAAAGTTGAATATGGTCAAAAAGAATCGATCAATAAATGTCAAACATGGGAAGTCGAACAGAAACAAGGGAAACTCACTTTTTTTCAGGGTCACTCACTTTGCAATATCCAAGAATAGTAGAAATAGCTGAGTCCAAATATTCACCCACCAAACAACTCCTCCTCTGTGACACAAGGACAAAACCAAGCCCCAGGCTGCTCCTTATATAGACTGGTCTCtagctgacctcacaatgactcCCTGTGATGTCACTTGCATTGGGCCAATCACGGCTGAACAAAACCACAGTATTCTGCTGTAGTTCTTGCTTTCCCCACTTACTTTCATTTaagtaaaattttttattttaaaggttttttttccattttacatacagACCACAGTTAACCCACTCCCTTTTCTACAGACATTTTCTCTAAACCAACTCCCCAAACTCCTCATAATGGTAAGGCCTGCCATAGGGTGTCAACAAGGTCTGGTCTATCAACttcaggcaggaccaagtcccttccTTCTCTCAAGGCTGAGAATTGTATTCTCCCaaaaggaatgggctccaaaagtaCAGTTCATgccctagggataaatcctggtcccacccAGTGGCCCCACTGAGTGCCAAAATCACAGAACTCTCACCCATTTTCAGAGGGCCTCATCTGGTCCTATGCAGATTTCCTATCTGTCAGTCCATGTCAATGAGTTCCCACTAGGTCAGGTCAGCTGCCTCTgagggtttccccatcatgatcttgacccctttgctcctataatccctcctccctctcttcaactggactccaggacCTCGGCCCAGTGCTTTGTCCAGCAGCTTCTCTTAACTCACTCATTTATGCATTTAGTGTTTGCTTATGTTCACTTTGTGGTTCTTCTTGCCCAGCCCacagtgtcttttctttttctttttcttttccttcctttccctctctcacctctcctctccctcctcttttctttgctcttttctcctctccttttgtccttgacagagtcttactctgtagttaAGCTGGCCTCAAGTTGACTATGTAGTCATTGGCGTTCCAGCACCGTCCACATCCCCCAAAGATTAGGATCACACACAGGAGCATCTAGTCCGGACTCTAAGTGTCCTTTGCTTGGGTTCCCATGAGAATTAGTTCTTGTCACCTTGCCTGTGTTAGAATCACTTAGGACACTGGTGAGGGACAGCActggtgtgtctgtgaaggaAGTCAAGGAAGAGCCACCCTGAATATGGATGGCACCGCTCTGTGCGTTGAGAACCTAGATGGACTCCAAGAAGGACAAGGAGCTGGGTcgcctcctccctgcttcctgcctgcccgaAAATGTCCTCTGATATGTGGTGCTGCTGTCAAGATGTTATACTCAACCCCAGACCTCTGAAACTCTGGACCAGAACGCATACTTTGTCCTTTCATATTGACACAGC
The nucleotide sequence above comes from Microtus pennsylvanicus isolate mMicPen1 chromosome 7, mMicPen1.hap1, whole genome shotgun sequence. Encoded proteins:
- the LOC142854010 gene encoding sperm motility kinase-like — encoded protein: MASPREEDILKKNYKFLSSLGCGAFGEVILAQHLPTKTQVAIKVLEKEYNEEEYINSEVAIHKSLHHRNIIQFFHAINTLRTTYLVMEYLEGKDLVTLIDEVGCLTEEEARPIFNQLASAVHFLHQRLIAHRDIKLENILLGEGGKVKLCDFGLATQLVEGQMLEDLWGSLPYLAPEILAGTPYDALAGDMWSLGIVFYVLVTGHLPYVESTPEALYHLITTTPCRIPYHLSRPCYLMLARLLTGYIWFRLTSSRLVERPWLGRIQEHVTPPAKEILPKVVETMCNIGYTCEQVVSSLKDPQSNLTATINILKFKVSSGDSSLQHIIPAVATSVPGALKRSHSQPALLSRGESTHTHLLHTHTCPEALHYPDNTAPEGDALATETINPATGDGDTTVTMMSLDSLADESSSPDPPLNGNCVGLVNMAFTEEEESREPEVPSDQPQLVPAASGTRPLRGWKLMKKRISSALRALCCCCLPTPPGQTEVA